Genomic segment of Panicum virgatum strain AP13 chromosome 9N, P.virgatum_v5, whole genome shotgun sequence:
GGTGGTGAAGGTGTGTTGGGACTTTTTAGAACGGTTGCTGGGCAGAGGAAGAGAATCACTTGGCCTGGATACATGGGATGCATTTGGTAGTTATAATATTTGTGGTTTTGAGTGGCTTCACGGCGATCAAACAATCCCTTAATTTTCACGCTAAACATGCTTGGCCATTTCTATATACTactatactattttttttgcaCGTATTgtactaatttaattttcataaCGTACGTGTTGGTAGAGTCGTAGAGAGACCAACCTTTTCTGACCGAGGGACGACGTTCtagacggcggcgaggatgcgTGGTGGTCGTACAGCTAGCGTAGCGTAGCGTAGCTGTCTCGTACCAGCAGGCCGTTAATGCTCTGGCTGGCAATGGCAGATCGGGTAGCTGCCAAGCAAGGACACGACGATGCGCCATGGCGGCACAGCAGAACCATGCACGCATGGTGTCTATAAGTAATGACGCGCGTACAAGCTGATGACCATCGAGATTCGCATAATGGCTTTCGTCTCCACGGCCGCATGGATGCCTCGCGTCGTCTTCGTCGCCTCTCTGGTGGCGGCCCTCGCCATGGCCTCCggcccggcagcggcggcggcgcgcggcggccgccgggtcATCCACCTGCGCTTCTACATGCACGACATCACGGGCGGTCCCGGCCAGACGGCGGTGCAGGTCGTCAAGGGCCCGGGGCCGGCGCACCCGGTGATGCCGGGCTCCCACTTCGGCGACACCACGGTGATGGACGACGCCCTGACGGAGGGTGCCAGCGCGGCGTCGCGGCCGGTCGGGCGCGCGCAGGGGACGTACACGCTGGCGTCGCTCAGGGAGCCCGCGCTGTGGGTGTCCATGACCGTGGTGCTCACGGGCGGGGCCTACAACGGCAGCACCATCGCCGTGGTTGGCCGGGACGACATCTCGGCGAGCGTCAGGGAGCTCGCGGTGGTCGGCGGCACCGGCGCGTTCCGGGGGGCCACGGGGCACGTGCTGTGGCGGACGGCCAGGATGGAGTCCAGGGACCACGTGGTGCTGGAGCTCGACGTCTACGCCACCGTGCCGGGCGctagcccgccgccgcgcgcaggcgCCGTGCGTCAGGGGGGCCTGAACCTCGACTGACATGGTTTTGATTCCGGCCATGAACTCTATGATCGATCGATCCTATAAAATTGCTCCAGTTCGGCATTTCTTGGTAAATAAAAAACAGTAATTGGTTATTACCGGTGTTATTGTTGGATCGGGAGTTAAAACCAATGTAAGTTTATTTGCGttgaaatcaataaaatttgaGTGATTCGATTGAAGTGAACGGCCAAGTAAATCTATTCTGTTGCCGCCGCAACCAACGTGCTGAGAGCCACGAGCGTTGGAGATGCTTGCCAGTTGCCATAGGCGCATCTGCGCGTTCGTCACGCAGCGGAGGTAAAGAGAGGGGTATGAGCTCAAGGTGTACGTCAAGCTAGCTAGCTCCCGACAAGAGTGCGAGGCCACGCGGCCTAGGTGCCCACGCCGCCTAGGCACGAAGGATTCCTATGAAGcaggccggcgaggcggcgacaaCATTGTTCACGTCGTGAGTAGTGTCGCGCGCGTCTCGGAGGAGCTGAGGCTAGGCTACCCTGCCGTAACATTCAAGTCCACTCTATTTGAAAGCTAAACAATTCGTCTGACTCAACAAGTCAGATACTACTTTGATCCTAGTTTTATTTAAGTATGCCAATGCAAGCCCTATAAAGGGACGTGATGCAAAGCTAGTCCCAGCGTCTCTTCGGAGAACTGCATGATGCTTCCACAGTTCCACTAGGACGGATCCAGGGCCTCGAGAGGCGATAGAAAAGAGTGAGGAAGTGATCAACCTCGAGATGGAGTTTCCTGGAAGTGAGACGAGTCTGTCGTCCTCCCAGCTTCCAACTTCAGCTTTGGCTGCCAATGAGCACGTCCCCAACTCCAAGGAGATGGAGCTGGAAATGGCGGCAGGGGATTACAGGAACGGAGCTCCAGCAGATGCCCGCCAAGAAGCAGCAGGCGAGGACATGTTACTGCTCGATGGCGGCAAGGTGGGCGCTCTCAAGAGGCGAGAGTTCTTCGACAATCTTCTCAAGCGCGTCGAGGATGACAACCTCCATTTCCTGCAGCGACAGAAGCAAAGAATTGAAAGGCAGGCTCTCTTTGCTGTTAGTGGTAGCATAAATCTAGTTATATTAATTAATGGTTTTTTGCATGCGTTGTAATTCATATTGACAGGGTTGGTGTGAAGCTGCCAACAATAGAGGTGACCTATGAAAATCTGTGTGTGGAAGCAGAGAGCAGATACTCCGGCGGGAGTCACCTGCCAACCCTATGGAACAGCATCAAGGGTTTTCTCTCAGTAAGTCAATTCTGTATTTCTGATGATGACTTGATACGATCACTGGGAAAATCATGATGGGTAGTACAAAGGTAGTAACTGCTTGCTTCAAGCAATAAAAATTTGGCTCAATATCAACAAAAAC
This window contains:
- the LOC120691918 gene encoding dirigent protein 1-like; protein product: MTIEIRIMAFVSTAAWMPRVVFVASLVAALAMASGPAAAAARGGRRVIHLRFYMHDITGGPGQTAVQVVKGPGPAHPVMPGSHFGDTTVMDDALTEGASAASRPVGRAQGTYTLASLREPALWVSMTVVLTGGAYNGSTIAVVGRDDISASVRELAVVGGTGAFRGATGHVLWRTARMESRDHVVLELDVYATVPGASPPPRAGAVRQGGLNLD